The nucleotide window CTAAATAGGCACACCTCTCCCGCCGCGAATTTTTCCAGGCTGTGTCATCGTAAATTTGACAATGTTATTGGCCATTATACTTTTCTCCGTTGCGGGCAATATGCTCTTTTTTACTACGACTTAAGTTGATGCTTGTTTCATTCAAAATATTCATTTTTCTCAATCTGTCAATCAAAAAAAATTCTTTTCTCCGAGTCATTTCGAGAAAAATCATAACGAATTTCGTCTTCTTTCAATGTTCCTTGCCCAATGAGTCGAATAACAAAAGACCTGCCGGGCGGCAGGCCTTTTGTGCAGTAGATATATAAGGAAACAAGTGAGGGCTATTTCAATAGCACCATCTTTCGGGTCGCCGAGAAGCGTCCGGCTTCGGCCTTATAGAAATATACTCCGGAGGCCTGAGCCGAAGCATCCCAGGTGACAATCACCTTTCCGGCTTCACCGAATCCGGCGAATCCAGCCACCTGCTGACCGCTGACATTGAAAATTGTCACTGTCCACTCCGAAGCCTGGGGCAGTGTCATTTCAATTGTGGCGGTCGGATTGAACGGATTCGGGTAGCTGCTGACACTGAACGCCCTGGGCAGGGTGCCGATTCGGCAGACATTGCCGAAATAATCAGCCGCTTCAACCGAAATCAACTTGCCATCGACATTCAGAATATCGCCGGTGAAGGTCAGGCCTTTTGTGAAGCTGTAAATCAATACGCGGGTATTGAATCCATCAAAGCCGGTCTTGATATCCATCCCAGCGGCGCCATCGGCCAGCGATATCCGAACATCGCCCAAGAAGATCAGATAGGCGGCACCGAGTTCGGCATCAACACTGACCACCGAACCATTGGAGCGGAAATCGACCGTTGTGGAATACGGTGACAGTTTCTCCAGCGGCAGGGCGTCACCGGTGATGACACGCACCAGATAGACCAGGTCGGCCACCGAAAGGGCTACGCCATCGGCATTCACATCACTGGCGGCAATCTGTCCTTCCACATTGACCGTGAAAGCGGCTAGGCCGGCAATGAAGTAATTGGTCAACACCACGGCATCGCCGATTTCGTTGGGCAGATTATTGAGGTTGATATCACCGCGGGCATCGATGCTGTCGGCGCAAACAATATCAACACCGCCGTTGAAGAAATCGATACAGCGCACGGCCGACGGCTTTTCGGGATCGGGATTGAGGCAATCATCCGGAGCACCGACAAAAGGAATGCGGGCGTTTTCCGGATATTGAGCATCATTAGTTTCATCCCAAATCAGATTGCCTTCAAAGTCGTAAATGGCCCGGTCGATATAGAGCATTTCACCGTCCGGGGTCGAAAAAGCATTGTCGCCGCAATCGCCCCAGAAGAAGCGGACAGGGACATACTGGCATTCGAAAGTGCGGTCGTTGGAGACAAAGAATCTCATAGTGGCCAGTTCATGCGGGTCAGTGTCGGAAGGGCCGTAGCAGGATGGATGGACATTGCCGTTATTAGTTTCGGCCAGCGCGACGATTCGCAGGAGTCCCGTTGGACACCCCGAACCGCAATTGCCCTGGGCTCCAGTCCGGTATGTGAAATACTCCCAATCGCAAGTATCGAGCAAATCTCCGGGTGTGACATCGGCCAAGGTCAGGGCCGAGGCGTCATAAGCAATCAGGAAATCAAATCCGCCGATCGGATAAGTGGCATACTCAATGGAAACGCCCACGTCGATGAAATGTCCCTGAAGCGTGTTATGGGTCTTCTCTATTTTAACCGACGGACAGGTGCGAATAATATCCACTCTGACATGGGTGACGCAGGTATCGGCCAGTCCGCAACTGTCGACGGCGATCAGGGTAATTGTGTTAATACCCTCAACCGTGGTAAAGCAGACCGAATCGCCATGCTTTGTTCCGCCGATTACCGATACCGAGGAAAGATTGCCATCCGGATCGGAAGCTCCGAAGCCGCGCAGGCAGTATTGTCCCATCTCAAAGAGATACATCGTCGTATCGCCGTGGCACTGAGCCACCGGCGGCTGATTAAGATTAACCGTCACTACGGTCTGGCAGGTATCGGCTGCATTGCAGGAATCGGTCACTATCAGTTTCAACGTGTTGGCGCCCGCCACCGGCGTAAATACAATCGAATTGCCGGAGAGGGTACCGCCAACCGCAGTGATAGTTTTGATATTGTTATTCGGGTCAGACCAACTGAAGCCTGGTACCGTTATCGGGCTTAGATTGCAGACGAACCGGGCGAAGTCACCGGGACAACCGGCCACAGGCGGGTCGTTGAGATCGACCGCAATTATTGTCTGACAGGTATCGGCCAAACCAC belongs to Candidatus Zixiibacteriota bacterium and includes:
- a CDS encoding T9SS type A sorting domain-containing protein encodes the protein SGNSIIFTPVVGANTLKLIVTDSCNVADTCQTVVTVTLNSKPVASCPGNQSKFVCDLSPITIPGFSWSDPNNNIKTIAAVGGTLSGNSIVFTPVVGANTLKLIVTDSCNVADTCQTVVTVSLNGKPVASCPGNQSKFVCDLSPITVPGFTWSDPNNNIKTITAVGGTLSGNSIVFTPVVGANTLKLIVTDSCNVADTCQTVVTVALNSPPVANCPPNTRQDTYLFFCNLPTTCCIKGFSASDPDGNLATVTVTGGTLSGDSVCFTPAKGTNTIRLIATDSCGMADTCETVVTIVINEPPVANGPAKMKLPVNDMSVCDLSQLCIPGFSWGDPNNNIATVTVTPGTLKHDTVCFTPVAGMNTITLIVNNNIASKTVIGGTLNGNLVTFTPIDGANVIKLIVTDSCGLADTCQTIIAVDLNDPPVAGCPGDFARFVCNLSPITVPGFSWSDPNNNIKTITAVGGTLSGNSIVFTPVAGANTLKLIVTDSCNAADTCQTVVTVNLNQPPVAQCHGDTTMYLFEMGQYCLRGFGASDPDGNLSSVSVIGGTKHGDSVCFTTVEGINTITLIAVDSCGLADTCVTHVRVDIIRTCPSVKIEKTHNTLQGHFIDVGVSIEYATYPIGGFDFLIAYDASALTLADVTPGDLLDTCDWEYFTYRTGAQGNCGSGCPTGLLRIVALAETNNGNVHPSCYGPSDTDPHELATMRFFVSNDRTFECQYVPVRFFWGDCGDNAFSTPDGEMLYIDRAIYDFEGNLIWDETNDAQYPENARIPFVGAPDDCLNPDPEKPSAVRCIDFFNGGVDIVCADSIDARGDINLNNLPNEIGDAVVLTNYFIAGLAAFTVNVEGQIAASDVNADGVALSVADLVYLVRVITGDALPLEKLSPYSTTVDFRSNGSVVSVDAELGAAYLIFLGDVRISLADGAAGMDIKTGFDGFNTRVLIYSFTKGLTFTGDILNVDGKLISVEAADYFGNVCRIGTLPRAFSVSSYPNPFNPTATIEMTLPQASEWTVTIFNVSGQQVAGFAGFGEAGKVIVTWDASAQASGVYFYKAEAGRFSATRKMVLLK